CCTTGATAATGACGTGTTGTACCTGGAAGAGCACAGGTTTCAAGTATCTACATGGGGAGAATCTTTGGGCGAGTTTTCGGAGCTATTACCGGCTGTGAATGAGATGGTTATAGTACGGGATGAGATATTTGGCCATTTGTGTACTCATGCTGTTCCCATTACTCCTCATATTCGTATTAACTCGAAAACCGGGACAGTGGTTGATGGCGCCTTGTGGTATGAAGAAAGTTTGCCAGCGGAATCCATATTGTATTGGCCTTTGAGTTTATCGCCTGTAGGTCGAAGTGAGTTAAGCAATAAGGACATTGCTGATTATGTGAATAACACTGTGCTGGGGCAAGATGAGTCTTCTTCAACCCATCCCGCTTCTGCGCCCTATGTGCAAATAGGGGGAAATGAAACAGTGGGTATGGGATGGTGCAAGATGGAATTGTTGTTCAAAGATGCTGGAGGCAAATCGGTATGCAATTAGAATCGCAACAATTTGCAGAGACGGTATTTAAGTGGCTGGAAAGCGATGATATTAGGGAAATCGGTGTTAAGCGAATCAATAATCGGGTGAAGGCTGTTCCTGCGATGTTACAGAATAATGGTTTAATGATGACTCTCGTGACCCTGGAAGCTTCTTCGGATAAGTGCGATAAAAAAATAGGTCGTTTTATCTGTGAGTATTTACACGATGAAAGACTGGCATCGGCTGCTTCGGGAGAGGCGAATACAAACGATGTTGCAAACAAGGCTACAAGCGATAACGCATTGCTATTGGATAAAACCATTACACAGCTACAAGCCTTGACACTGACGCGTTATTTTTTTGCTCAAACCAAAACAGCCCAGTTGGTTAATTGGGTGAAGCAGATCTCTCAGGCTAAAAAAGAACTGTCGGAGGCAACTAAGCAGGAAAAGCAAGATTCAGCAGATGCAGCAACAGCAGATACCGAGACTGGAGATGCAGGATGAGCGAGTCAGAAAATATTGATTTATTGGCTTTGAAAGGGAATGCCAATATGGGCTTGTTGTACAACAAGTATTTCGGTTTTGTTATGAAGGAAAAGATGAACCATAAGGACAGGGCTGGCTTCAAAAACACGGTTTATGATCCTACTCAATCAAAATCTGTATTTTTTAGATTGTTTGAGCCTGATGATGGAAATCATGGTGGTTCCACAATGTCATTGACATTGCTGACGACTCAACACGCATGTTCGAGCAAAAGTCAGTCATCTGTAACAAAAACCGATACAACCCGGTTAGAGAATGCAATTAAGCAGTCGCAAGAAAACAGAAGTACCATGCTGAGACGCTTGGGGTTCGAGGGTAAAGATGTGACTCGGGTGTATCAATCGGATGGATTTTTCCTGACGGGGGTGGGTTCTCCCCATCCCATCGGTAATAATTTGCAATTTCATCCTGCTTTGGGAACCCCTTATTTACCGGGAAGTGCTGTAAAAGGTGCATTGAAACATTTCATCCGGGAAATGATGTTGATGTCTGAAAGTAATTCAGATACTGAGCAAGCTAATCTTAACACGGGAGATTTGGCGCTGCTTGAACACCTTTTTGGTTTGGATGTGGAGCAGGATAAACCGCAAGCTTCTAAGCAGAACCAGGAAAATAGCGCCATGGATGATGAGGGTTTGACGAAAAAAGATGAAAAATCAGGTAGTTATATCTTTTTTGATGCCTTGCCTGTGAGAGTTCCACAATATACGGCTGATGTAATGACGCCCCATTTTGGCAAGTGGTGCCTTGAAGGGGGTAAGAGGGAGCACACTTTAAGCAATACACCTAATGATTGGAGTGATCCGCTTCCAGTTCAGTTTCTGGCAGTCGAAGACATTAAACTGGAATTTGCCATTATTCCCAAAAGACCTGCGCCACTGGGTTCAGCAGAGAGAGATATACAGAATAAAGAGCTGACTTTTTTATTTGCGATGCTCGAGCAGTTGGTTGAATTTAGGGGGCTGGGAGCGAAAACTCGCAGTGGATATGGACATTTTAAATTCATTAATTCCTGATTCTGAAAAGTTAAGTTAATTATCGTGACGGGCAAAATAAAGGGACTTGTTTTGCTTCATTAATCCCATCACCAAACCTTGTCGTTAAGAACAAAATTATTCATATCCAAAACATCAAAAATCCCTTTTAAATTTACAGTTTTAGCTCATTATTACTGTGTCTCAGCAAAGGTCTGTTAACCTGGTTTTAGTTTGTCTTTGTTGGGTATGCCCAGATCCATTCAAAAGATGCAAGCATCTAACGAATTTGATAAATATAATCTATATTTATCAAAGTTTTGATTAACACCTATTCTTTTTATTTATTGCATACCAAACAGGTTACCGATGGCGAAAACTATTATTGTGGCTGACAAAGCTTCACGATTTTCCGATGATCAGATCGAAGTGATAAGCTTTGAACAATATTTGGCTGAATATCCCAAGCTGAATGAACCCAAAATGCGCGTGATTAATTTATGTGATACCAGCAAGTATCTCAGTCACGGCTACTATTGTTCTTTGTTGGCGGAAGCGCGTCGTCACAAAGTATTGCCCAGTATTAGCACGATCAATGATTTAACTAATAAGGAAGACTCCGGCGAGGTTGAAGGGTTTCGCATGACCTTGTCCAAATCGCTATTTAAGCCAAAAACCTATGACTCGTCGGTTTCATTATTGGTGTATTTTGGCTGGACTCAGGAACCGGCTTATTTGAAGTTGGGAAGAACCATCTTTGAAAAATTCCCTGCACCGGTTTTGCGAGTGAACGTGAGTTGGAAGTCGGGTCGTCCTGAAGCTGAAGTGTTTAGTGTCAACATTTCCGAGTTGAATGAGCTGCAGACTGATCTGTTGCAAGAACGTCTGGATTTCTTTGTTTCCAGTGTGTGGCGAACTCAGGGTAATCGTAAGCAATATCGTTGGGAAATGGCGATATTGGTGAACCCGGAAGAGAAAACACCGCCAAGCGATAAGCGAGCGTTGCAAAACTTTGTCAAAGCGGCTGAGAAGCTGAATATTCATGCTGAGCTGGTGAGTGCTTCCGATATTGGTATGTTGAGCCGATACGATGCCTTGTTTATTCGTGAAACCACATCAATTAAGCATCATACCTATAAGTTAGCGCGTAAAGCCGAGATGGAAGGTTTGGTGGTTATTGACGATCCAACGTCGATTCTACGTTGTTGTAATAAGGTGTTTTTGCATGACGCTTTCACCTATAACCGTATTCCATCGCCCAAAACCTGCTTTGTGTCAGACATTGATGAACAAACTATCTCAAGGTTAGAGCAGGATTACAGTTTTCCAATGGTGTTGAAGTTGCCTGAAAGCTCTTTCTCTATGGGAGTGTTCAAGGTTGATAACCGTAATGAGTTGCAGGACAAGCTAACCGCCATGCTGAAGCATTCTGCTTTGGTGTTGGTTCAGGAATACCTGTATACCCAGTTCGACTGGCGTATTGGTGTACTGAATGGTCGCGCAATTTATGCGTGTCGCTATCATATGGCGAGAAACCATTGGCAGATTTACAACCATGCGGGCACGAAAAGCAAATCTGGTGCTTTTGAGACCTTGCCAACTTTTGAAGTACCGAGAAAAGTGTTGGATGTAGCGGTCAAATCCTGTGGTTTCGTAGGTAAAGGCTTGTATGGCGTTGACCTGAAACAGGTGGGTGACAAGATTTATGTTATCGAAGTGAATGATAACCCCAGTATTGAACATGAAGTTGAAGATCAATACTTGGGTAAAGAGCTATATATGCAGATTATGCAAGAGTTTGTTAATCGTCTCGAAGCCAGAGGCCGATAGGCATGTTGTTAATGAGTTCATATGGAAAAAGCATGGTGACACCTCACCTTAACCCTGTTTTTAGGGAAGCACAGGTAGAAGATTTAAAAGAGCTGGTGGCGTTGGAAAATGCTTCGTTTGAAACGGATCGTTTGAGTAAGCGTCAGTTTAAATATTGGTTAAATTCCGACCATTGCGTTTTCACTGTGGTGGAACAGGCTGGCATGTTGATGGGATACGGGCTGGTGATTATGCGCAAAGGCACTCGCCTGGCGCGTTTGTATTCCATTGCGGTGAGCAAGTCAGCCAGAGGGTTAGGGCTTGGCAAACAGTTACTGCAACATCTGGAGCAGCAAACCGCAGCGCTGAATAAGTTGTTTTTACGTTTGGAAGTAGCGAAAAACAACACCGTGGCTATCTCCATGTATGAGTCGATGGGCTATCGTATTTTTGGTACGTATCAGAACTACTATGCCGATCATAGCGATGCATATCGTATGCAAAAGGCGATTCGCAATCCGAATCGTATCCAGTTTTTGCCCGCTTACCCCTGGTATGAACAAACCACGGATTTTACCTGTGGCCCTTCATCCTTGATGATGGCGATGGCGCAGTTCCGTCCTGATTTGGAATTGAATCAGGAATTGGAACTGGATATCTGGCGTGAAGCAACAACGATTTTTATGACTTCAGGGCACGGTGGCTGCCACCCGGTTGGATTGGCCTTAGCGGCTATCAAGCGTGGTTTTCATGCTGAAGTGTATATCAATCAGGAAATTCCGCTGTTCACCAATGGCGTGCGCAGTCCGTTTAAGAAAGAGATCCTGGAACTGGTTGAAAGACAATTTTTATCCAAGGCTGAAAGAGCTCGCTTGACGATCCATTATCAGGATTTCTCTTTGGACGACCTTGCTCAAAGTTTTAATGAGGGTTCATGTGTACTGAGCCTGATAAGCACTTATCAATTAAATGGCAACAAAGTGCCGCATTGGGTAACAGTTACGGGAATGGACAGTGCCTGTTTGTACTTGCATGACCCGGATACTGATGATCAAAAGTTAACGCCTTTTGAGTGCCAGCATTTGCCGATTGCCTTGGATGATTTTTATAAGTTGTCCAGTTATGGTAAAGCCAAGTTGAGAACGGCGATTGTTATTAATCAGTTGTCAGCGTAAAAGCGCGAGAACGTAAGTAGGTTTTTTCGAGAAAAAACATGAAAGTAAATAATATTGATGTGATTACTATTGGCAATCGTATCGACATTAAGCCTAACTCTTCTGATTTTCCGCAGAAGTGGCAGTCTCGTCGCTATCGTGATGCTTTGCATATCAAGCTTGAACGAGGCACCGCTTTTCTTTTTGATTATGGTGTAATTGTAACCTGGTCATTATCTAAAGCTGAGTTGGAAGAGCTTAAGTTTTGCCTTGAGTCATTGGTGAAAGAGCCGATTGCGATTCCGGAAAATGAACAGTTTCATTATGAGGTTGCTGATCAGCAAAATGTGACCATTCATGACGATACTTTGTCATTGCCTGATGATGACGCTTTGACCTTATTAGCAATTAGCCATGCATTAGCACAGTCAGCGAAGTTGGAACAGTTTGAGATAGTGGCTGAGCAAACCGTAACGGATAATAACTATTTGTCTCAGATGTTGGCGAAAACCGGTAAGATCCCGCTTAATCGTAAGCAACTGGCTAAATTGCGCGGCAAATTGTTTATGACCAAAAGCGATATTCTATTGCGTTACAACTTGTTGGATACGCCAGAATTTTTCTGGGAATACCCAGAGCAAGAAGCCATTTATATGGTGGCGGCTAAATATCTGGATTTAAAGCCTCGCGTAGAACTGTTAACCATGAAGCTGGAAACCATCAGCGAGCTGTTGGAAATGCTGGCTTCTGAACAAAACCATAAACATTCGTCCTTCTTGGAATGGATTATCATTATCCTGATTGCCATGGAAATGGTGTTGTTGTTTGTGGAATAAGGCTATTCTGAACACCCGCTTGCATAAAGCGGGAGTTGTTTCGAACGTAAGCCTTTGATTAAACAAATTAGCTTAAGTTCGACGCAGTCATAATGTAGCGATGGAAACGTTGATTGTCATTCCGTCTTAGTGCGTGGAGATAGGCGGTTAAGTAACTAACCTGATCTTGTTGTGTCATTGGTAATTTTCCAAATATGGCCAGTAGTTGTTGAATGATTTGCTTCATTGAGTTTGGGTATGAATCAAAATGGACGGGACTTGTAACTGATATTCTCTTTTTGGGGTGCATATACAAATTTTCATAAATTATTGGGTTCCACCTTTTATTTTTCTTTATCAAAGGCCAAGGGTCGTGTGTATCAATACTCAGATTTTGGTATTGCCTGTTTAATTTGGTTAGAAACAGTTCGGTGATCTTGTCATGCTCCGAATTTCTTATTCTTCCTTCCACAATGCGGTCATAGCTCTCTTGGCTGAAGGCTCGAATGGCTTCCAATAACAATACAATCAATATCCCTTCTTCTTCTGGGTAATGAGCGCAAATGCCTGACACTCGCTCCAGAACCTGATTAATGGTGCGTAAATCCAATGCCAGAGATTCAAACACACAGGCCATAAATTGCTGTGCTGTTGCTTCTTCCCATTCCACAATGTTCAAAGCGTTGGTATCAATCAAACGGTTTGTAATGGTCTGTGCAGCTGGTTGAGTTGCGACATAAGCTTTTAAATCCGGGTTGTTTAGGGTGAAACTTCGGTTGAAAAATCGATTCAAATAACGCTCTGAATCAAATCCTGAACCATACAAGGCTTTGATGGAATGTTGTAATTGCGTGGTGTCGGTAGCGATAACGAAGATGACCTGAGGGATGGAGAAAATGTGTTTCACCATTTCCAGCATTTCAACGGCAAACGTAGGACGGCAGCGATCCAGTTCATCCACAAATACAAACAACGGAGCTTGGCGCAAAATGTCGTCGCTGTTTTCCTGTGAAGTAATGTTTTCCAGCACATGTTTAATTTGAGCTTTCAGCGTTTTTACCGAATCCTGCTGTTCTACATGTAGCTTTAATAAGGCTTCTGTCGCCTTTTGTGACATATCCGGGCTAATGTCATTGTTAGGTGATTTAGCCTCGTCGTTTTTACCCGTTTCGTTGGAAGTAGGTTGAGACTGGGGCGGTGACGCGCTGCTATTTTGTTCCTCATCAGAGCCATCGAACAGCTTATCGATATCGGTGCCAGTTAGCTTTTTCACCAAGCCTTTGGCAATAACAGGAGTAACAGATTTCACGACATCAATGGACGCTTTGGTAAGAGACTTTTTTAACTTTTCTTTTTCGTTATCTTTTTTGAGATCACATAAGGCAGTGATGACTTCCCCCAGAATCAAATACAAAGGTTCATTGTGGAAATCGTTAGCCCATGCATCAATATAAACAACAGGATATTTTTCTCTTAGCGTGTTCGCCCAACGCTTTAAAAAGTAGGTTTTGCCTGCGCCCCATTCGCTGTTCAAATTCAACACATAAGAGTCATCTCTATGAGTCATGAGATAACTGGTAAGGAACTTCGCTTGTTCGGCTCGTGAAAGTGTATCTTTTGGTAATTCATCACCGGTGAATTTGCATTCCAGGGAGGCTGAGTGCCATGCAAAATCAAGTGCGTCATTGGTGATAGTGGGTGAGTTGGGATCCGTCGGCATTATTTTATGATTCCTGTCTACTGGTTGCTTATGGAATATGGCGCTTTATATGGGACTTGAGCGATAAATTTCAATTCTGCGAATCAATTCACAAATTAGGCTTATTATACGAATTTGGATAACCTTTTTGCCGGCATGTAATATATACTCATCGGGCTTGTGAATTTTTGATTGTATTAACGATTAAAAATGCTACAACTTTGATCTCGGTGCTTGCGAATTAAGTAGTAAATGCACTGCATTGAGTGGCAGGGATTGCCCTAGGTATTGGGCTCTTAATTACTATGAATAATTTAAATATGATTGGTTTAATGAGTCACATACCCTCAATAATAATAAAAATATCTTTCTCCTATTGAGTATTTAAAGAGCAAAGGATGAAGTAATAGGTAGTCGCACAGTGGGCTACTTAACAATAAATTGATTTAGCTTGGGAATTAAACAATGACAATTAAATATGTCGCTTTAGCTGGCGCAGTTTTAATGCTGTCCGGCTGTGGAGGGAGCGATGACGCTACAACAACTAACGTCTACATTCCTCAAACACCAACAACACCTACAGCCTCACAAATTTTGAAGGAAACGATTGAAGCAGCATCAAATGGAGGTGGTATCGAATCTTTTATCCTTCCTGAAAATCTTTCCGACATCCCTCAAGATCCTAATAATCCACTGACAGAAGAAAAAGTTGCACTTGGTAAATTGTTATACCATGAAACCGCTTTGGCGACTCAAGGTGTAAATGGTGATCGTAATGGCACTTGGTCTTGCGCCAGTTGTCACCACGCTGATGCTGGATTTAAATCGGGTGTACCTCAAGGTATTGCAGAAGGTGGTGAAGGTTTTGGTATGAAAGGTGAAGGCCGTATGCTGGCTGCTGGGTTTGACGCAGCTTCTGCCGACCCTCGCTTTAGACCTGACGTACAGCCAATTGCCTCACCTTCTGTACTGAACACGGCTTACCAGGATGTTATGCTTTGGAATGGTCAGTTTGGTAATAATGTTGAAGGTATCGTGAATGCTGGCTTGGCTGAGGCGGTTTTAGCTACGCCGGGAACACCAAAAACGAATAACCTTCGTTTGTTGTCTGGTCTTGAAGTTCAGGCGATTGCAGGAACGGGCGTACACCGTTTAAAAACCAGCGATGATTCGATTTTGCAAACCAACGCAGAATATATCGCAATGTTCGAGGCGGCATTTCCAGAAGGTTCTTCCGACGCAACTGAAGATGCCGGTAAAGCGATTGCTGCTTTTGAGCGTACCGTGTTAGCGTCTCAATCACCTTTCCAGCAATGGCTTAAAGGTGATGAAGATGCGATGACAGAAGACGAAATGGCGGGCGCTACTTTGTTCTTTGGTCGTGCAGGTTGCGTTGATTGTCACCGTGGCCCAGCGTTAAGCTCTGAAGTGGGCGCGACTGAGGACGAAATGTTCTTTGCTCTTGGATTTGCTGATTTTGATCCAAATAATCCACAAATTACCGGTACGGTTGATGATGCAACCAGCCGTGGTCGTGGTGGGTTTACCGGTGAAGAATCTGACAATTACAAGTTCAAGATTGCTCAGTTATATAACCTGGCCGACACTAATGTATTTGGTCATGGTGCATCATTTGAGTCAATTCGTGATGTCGTCGCATACAAAAATACGGCTGTGCCTCAAAAAGTGATACCAGCCAGTGCGCTTGATCCTCGCTTTATGCCTTTAGGGCTAACCGATGAAGAGGTGGATCAAATCACTGCTTTCCTGGAAACGGCATTATATGATCCAAACTTGAGCCGTTATGTACCTGAATCATTACCTTCTGGTAATTGTTCTCCGGTCAATGACGCTATCGCTCAAGCTGATCTGGGCTGCTAATTACCGACATTAGTTATACACCCGCTCTTAGATATTGTCTTGAAGGCATTAAGGGCGGGTTTAATTGCAACACCTCTTTTTAAACACTTCATAATCCACTTTAATTTCCGGTTAATATTGAACTCTTTCTTAGCCTGTATTTATAATCGTCGGGCAATCAAGCAGGATCCTTAATACCTGTATACCGAGCGCAATATGCCAAGCAGTCT
Above is a window of Paraneptunicella aestuarii DNA encoding:
- a CDS encoding type III-B CRISPR module-associated protein Cmr5, which translates into the protein MQLESQQFAETVFKWLESDDIREIGVKRINNRVKAVPAMLQNNGLMMTLVTLEASSDKCDKKIGRFICEYLHDERLASAASGEANTNDVANKATSDNALLLDKTITQLQALTLTRYFFAQTKTAQLVNWVKQISQAKKELSEATKQEKQDSADAATADTETGDAG
- the cmr6 gene encoding type III-B CRISPR module RAMP protein Cmr6; the protein is MSESENIDLLALKGNANMGLLYNKYFGFVMKEKMNHKDRAGFKNTVYDPTQSKSVFFRLFEPDDGNHGGSTMSLTLLTTQHACSSKSQSSVTKTDTTRLENAIKQSQENRSTMLRRLGFEGKDVTRVYQSDGFFLTGVGSPHPIGNNLQFHPALGTPYLPGSAVKGALKHFIREMMLMSESNSDTEQANLNTGDLALLEHLFGLDVEQDKPQASKQNQENSAMDDEGLTKKDEKSGSYIFFDALPVRVPQYTADVMTPHFGKWCLEGGKREHTLSNTPNDWSDPLPVQFLAVEDIKLEFAIIPKRPAPLGSAERDIQNKELTFLFAMLEQLVEFRGLGAKTRSGYGHFKFINS
- a CDS encoding RimK family protein translates to MAKTIIVADKASRFSDDQIEVISFEQYLAEYPKLNEPKMRVINLCDTSKYLSHGYYCSLLAEARRHKVLPSISTINDLTNKEDSGEVEGFRMTLSKSLFKPKTYDSSVSLLVYFGWTQEPAYLKLGRTIFEKFPAPVLRVNVSWKSGRPEAEVFSVNISELNELQTDLLQERLDFFVSSVWRTQGNRKQYRWEMAILVNPEEKTPPSDKRALQNFVKAAEKLNIHAELVSASDIGMLSRYDALFIRETTSIKHHTYKLARKAEMEGLVVIDDPTSILRCCNKVFLHDAFTYNRIPSPKTCFVSDIDEQTISRLEQDYSFPMVLKLPESSFSMGVFKVDNRNELQDKLTAMLKHSALVLVQEYLYTQFDWRIGVLNGRAIYACRYHMARNHWQIYNHAGTKSKSGAFETLPTFEVPRKVLDVAVKSCGFVGKGLYGVDLKQVGDKIYVIEVNDNPSIEHEVEDQYLGKELYMQIMQEFVNRLEARGR
- a CDS encoding GNAT family N-acetyltransferase/peptidase C39 family protein, which produces MSSYGKSMVTPHLNPVFREAQVEDLKELVALENASFETDRLSKRQFKYWLNSDHCVFTVVEQAGMLMGYGLVIMRKGTRLARLYSIAVSKSARGLGLGKQLLQHLEQQTAALNKLFLRLEVAKNNTVAISMYESMGYRIFGTYQNYYADHSDAYRMQKAIRNPNRIQFLPAYPWYEQTTDFTCGPSSLMMAMAQFRPDLELNQELELDIWREATTIFMTSGHGGCHPVGLALAAIKRGFHAEVYINQEIPLFTNGVRSPFKKEILELVERQFLSKAERARLTIHYQDFSLDDLAQSFNEGSCVLSLISTYQLNGNKVPHWVTVTGMDSACLYLHDPDTDDQKLTPFECQHLPIALDDFYKLSSYGKAKLRTAIVINQLSA
- a CDS encoding RMD1 family protein; its protein translation is MKVNNIDVITIGNRIDIKPNSSDFPQKWQSRRYRDALHIKLERGTAFLFDYGVIVTWSLSKAELEELKFCLESLVKEPIAIPENEQFHYEVADQQNVTIHDDTLSLPDDDALTLLAISHALAQSAKLEQFEIVAEQTVTDNNYLSQMLAKTGKIPLNRKQLAKLRGKLFMTKSDILLRYNLLDTPEFFWEYPEQEAIYMVAAKYLDLKPRVELLTMKLETISELLEMLASEQNHKHSSFLEWIIIILIAMEMVLLFVE
- a CDS encoding KAP family P-loop NTPase fold protein, which encodes MPTDPNSPTITNDALDFAWHSASLECKFTGDELPKDTLSRAEQAKFLTSYLMTHRDDSYVLNLNSEWGAGKTYFLKRWANTLREKYPVVYIDAWANDFHNEPLYLILGEVITALCDLKKDNEKEKLKKSLTKASIDVVKSVTPVIAKGLVKKLTGTDIDKLFDGSDEEQNSSASPPQSQPTSNETGKNDEAKSPNNDISPDMSQKATEALLKLHVEQQDSVKTLKAQIKHVLENITSQENSDDILRQAPLFVFVDELDRCRPTFAVEMLEMVKHIFSIPQVIFVIATDTTQLQHSIKALYGSGFDSERYLNRFFNRSFTLNNPDLKAYVATQPAAQTITNRLIDTNALNIVEWEEATAQQFMACVFESLALDLRTINQVLERVSGICAHYPEEEGILIVLLLEAIRAFSQESYDRIVEGRIRNSEHDKITELFLTKLNRQYQNLSIDTHDPWPLIKKNKRWNPIIYENLYMHPKKRISVTSPVHFDSYPNSMKQIIQQLLAIFGKLPMTQQDQVSYLTAYLHALRRNDNQRFHRYIMTASNLS
- a CDS encoding cytochrome-c peroxidase; translation: MTIKYVALAGAVLMLSGCGGSDDATTTNVYIPQTPTTPTASQILKETIEAASNGGGIESFILPENLSDIPQDPNNPLTEEKVALGKLLYHETALATQGVNGDRNGTWSCASCHHADAGFKSGVPQGIAEGGEGFGMKGEGRMLAAGFDAASADPRFRPDVQPIASPSVLNTAYQDVMLWNGQFGNNVEGIVNAGLAEAVLATPGTPKTNNLRLLSGLEVQAIAGTGVHRLKTSDDSILQTNAEYIAMFEAAFPEGSSDATEDAGKAIAAFERTVLASQSPFQQWLKGDEDAMTEDEMAGATLFFGRAGCVDCHRGPALSSEVGATEDEMFFALGFADFDPNNPQITGTVDDATSRGRGGFTGEESDNYKFKIAQLYNLADTNVFGHGASFESIRDVVAYKNTAVPQKVIPASALDPRFMPLGLTDEEVDQITAFLETALYDPNLSRYVPESLPSGNCSPVNDAIAQADLGC